Within Bacillus sp. E(2018), the genomic segment TTCCCTAAATCAATAGTCCCGTAAACGTTTTTTGCATCTTTCATTAGTTTATTTATATTTTTTCCAAAAATAGCTAAAAGTTAACTTCTTTTTAAAATATTTAGGAAAATGCAAAAAACAGCTGACTCTAAGGTAATTCGTAAATAACCTTTTAAATCAGCTGTAGTTATAGTTGCACCGCTCATTATGAAGAGTACAGTTCATGTTTTTTTATATATTCATAACAGGCATCAGGCAATAGATACCTTGGTTCACCGTCCTTAGAAAATTCATCACGAATATACGTGCTGCTAATTTCCATAGACAGCCCTTTATCAATCAGATGAAATTTTGTGCCATCATCATGATTTCTTAGGATCGGTGAGCGAGAGATCGTTTTGACCATGTTGATCTCGTCCCTTGCCATCACAATAAATTTATTGCTCGAGACTAACTCTTCATCATACTTCCACTTACCATCAGCAATATCAACTAACAGATCTGCTCCCATAATGAAATACACTTCATCATCAGGATATTTTTCTTTAAAGTGTTCCATTGTGTAATACGTATATACTTCCCAAGCTTCTTGAAGCATTTCATAATCATCGGCTATAAATGTATGATTATTTGAAATCGCGAGCTGAAGCATCTCCCAGCGATGGATATCAGATGTTTTCATCGTTTTATCTTTTCGTTTACTTGAACATGGAAGGAAGATCACTTTGTCTAGCTTACAGCGATGTGCAACGGTACTCGCTGTCCATAGATGTACATTCGTTATTGGGTCAAAAGATGAGCCGTAGATTCCAATCTTACCCATTGTGTGATTCTCCTTCTTCAATTAATGACATTACTTTTGTTTGCACGTCTTGAATGTTCTTCATCTTGTTATCCCAGCACGCTTGACTAAGATCAACTGGATATTCTTCAGGATGCATCATCCGTTTGTATTCGTCCCATAATACTTCTAGATTTTCTTTGGCAAAGAGCTGTATCTCTTTAAGAGTAGGAGTTTCATAGACAACGTTACCTTCAACAAAAATATCTTGATGAAGCTCTTTCGCTTTAAAGTTTGTTACAAATTTACTGATAAACGTATGAACAGGATGAAACATTTTAAGTCTAGACTCTTCTTGAGGCATTTCATTGTCCAGCGCAATATAATCACCTTCAGATTTGTTATTCTGTGTATTTATGATTCGATACACTTTTTTCAAACCAGGAGTCGTTACCTTTTCAGGATTTCCGCTGATTTTAATCGTGTCTACCATATTCCCTTGATCGTCTTCAATCGAGACAAGTTTGTAGACCGCTCCTAATGCTGGCTGGTCATAAGCGGTAATCAGTTTTGTACCAATTCCCCATGAATCTATTTTTGCACCTTGCGCTTTTAGATTGATGATCGTATTCTCATCTAGATCGTTTGAGGCAATAATCTTTGTATCTGTGAATCCAGCCTCGTCAAGCATCTTTCTCGCCTCTTTCGATAGGTAAGCGAGATCTCCACTATCTAAACGTATTCCCTGAAAATTAATTTTGTTTCCTAGTTCTTTAGCAACCTTAATCGCTGTAGGAACTCCTGATCGCAAAGTATCATACGTATCGACTAAGAACACACAGTCTTTGTGACGTCGGGCATATTTATGAAATGCTGTATATTCATCGCGATATGCTTGGACGAGGGCATGAGCATGTGTACCTGCTACTGGTATGCCGAATCGTTTTCCTGCTCTGACATTAGACGTTGCTTCAAAACCACCGATAAAAGCGGCTCTCGTTCCCCAAATCGCAGCATCCATCTCTTGTGCTCTGCGTGTTCCAAATTCCATCACTCTTTCTTCTCCAACCACTTGCTTAATACGAGATGCTTTTGTAGCAATAAGTGTCTGGTAGTTTACGATATTTAGAATAGCTGTTTCAATAAGCTGTGCTTCTGCTAATGGTGCTTCTATTCGTATGATCGGCTCGTTTGCGAAGACCAATTCTCCCTCCACCATAGACCGAACGGTACCCGTAAATTTCACTTGTTTCAGATATTCCAAATAATCTTCTCCGTACCCTAACTCATCTCGAAGGTAATCAATATCAGTTGTTGTAAACTTAAAGTTCTTCAGAAAATCTATGATTCTTTCTAATCCAGCAAATACAGCATACCCGTTCCCGAAAGGAAGTTTGCGAAAGAACACTTCAAAAACAGCTCTCTTATTATGAATATTGTCCTCCCAGTAAGTTTCCGCCATATTAATCTGGTAAAGATCTGTGTGCAGCGTTAAACTATCATCAACATATTTATTGTTCATTTCCATTACCTCCAAGAGAATGATTTAAATAATTTCTGCGTTCAAACAGCTCTTAAAATGTCCTAATGCCCACTCATGTCCTGCTTGATTGAAGCTCGCTACTCCTTTTTCATGAACAACGATCTTAAGTCCCTCATTGTAAGCATCGACAGCGGTATGAAGACAGCAGATGTCTGTGCACACTCCTACGATGTGAACCTCTGTAATACCACGTTCACGAAGCTTCATTAATAAATCTGTACCTGCGAAGGCACTGTATCGGGTCTTATCCATCCAATAAACATTTGAGTTTGTTTTGTGTGTTTCATAGACTTTTTGAAGATTTCTGTAAAGTTCACGCCCAGGTGTACCATCAATGTTATGTGGAGGAAAAAGCTCGTTTTCTGGATGAAACTTATCATCGTTATGATGCTGATCTATAGCAAAAACAACATAATCACCGTTGTTAATAAATTGTTCCGTGACAGAGGTAATCTCATCTTCAATATCTTGACCTGGTTTCCCACAAGTTAGTGCACCTTCATCTGCTACAAAATCAAATGTGTAGTCAATATTGATCAACGCTTTTTTCATAATAATTGCCTCCTAAATTTGTTTTGGTTAATTATTAACAATTCGTTAATTATTATCATTAAAAAAATGAATCAATAACGTGCTGTATAGATTGGCTTTATTACATCCATATCAATAAATGTATAAAGTTTTGTTGCTCTCTTCGACGTTCTTGTTGTTGTTTTTCCTTGTACTTCTTGAATAAAAGGAAGAGATTTTATCTTCCTTGAAAATGATTGATCACTCAAAATCGCAGAATCATTTGTTACGGTTTTTAAAACAGCCTGAAGTTCAGAATACGTAAAGTTTTCAGGTAAGAAATTCTTAGCTACAGTCGTTTGCAACAGATCGTTGGTAATGACTTGAATCGCATCTGCAATGATTTGTTTATGATCAAAGGCTAGATCTAGGTTCAGTACTTCTTTTATCGAAAACAATTCAATATCAGCTGCATCATCTTGTGCTTTTCTTAAAGATAGATACGTATCTGGAACAATTGCATAATGTGCGTTTGAGATAATCCATCCTCTAGGATCGCGTCCAGGTTCATCGTATACGCCAAACTGTTTAATATGAATACCCGAGATATTCGTCTCTTCTTCTAACTCTCGTTTAGCTGCTTGAAAACCGGTTTCATCATCTTGCACGAAACCTCCTGGAATCGCCCACTTGTTTGCTTCAATGTTCATATTTCCTTCTGAATCAAGTGCCGCTCTTTTGATCAGCATGATTTTAAGATCCATCGTAGGAGGTTTATATGCCTCATTTTTTTCTGAGATAATCGTAAATACACAAATATCGGAAGTGTAACCATCTGGTGTGCGATATTTTTTGATGTCATATTGTTTCAATGCTTCCTTATTAGACAATGATGCCCCTCCTTTATAATTAACAAATTGTTTATTGTTAATTTATTTATATTCTATTTACCTCATTTTGTCAACGGATAAACCATATTTTTATAAAGGAAGTTATTGTCTTCGCTTTAAATAGCTCGCTAGCCATGGGTTGTTCAGTGAATGTCCTATTAAAAAATAAAAAACCACCCGAGAAGACGAATCCACCCGGATGGCTATTTCTATTGTGTATGCATTGCCCCTTTTTTATACTTACGATCATCCTTTATTCTCTGGCCGAACAAAGCTCATTTTTTCTTTATAAGCTGCTAAAAATGGAAGGTCAGGGTAATGTTTTTCCACAAGATTATAAATTTCTTGAATCAATAGCTCTAATTCTTTTATACTCTCATGGACATTTTGTATTAAGATTTGGGATAGCCGTTCATCCAAATTTTCGGGCTTTATTGTAAAAATCTCGCTGTATTTGTGCATCCACTTAAAGGACGGATGATGAATATATAATTTATTCAAACCAAATAATGTTCCGAGAATTTTCTTCTGTACACCCACCATTAGATCATACAACATGATCCACTCGTTCCTATCCAAGAGAGCATACCGGTTGTTCCATCTACTCCATAAAGCTAGATTTTCTTCAATCATGTTTTGTGCTAATTGATCTGGATACACTTCCACTTCTTTTTTCAGTTCAGTAATCATTCGATTTCCGTACAAACTTACTCCATAAAACACGGATGAAGCCATACACTGTTTGCCATAATCGACCTCATACTCTTCCACTACTTCTTTTATCCACGTATGTGCTGTAGATGTTAAAAAACTGCTGATCTCAAGCTTTACATTTTGAGGCGTTAAATAGCTCTCTGCCCATTCCTCCTCTTCATATGGATGAAATTCTATAATGGATCCATCTATCGCGTGAATGGGAATCATTCTATCTTCATCAGTTGGAGGTTCCGACCAGAAAATATTCAGTTCAATATCCGAGTGTTTGTCTTCCCACCCTCTTGAAACAGAGCCAGCCAATAATACAGCCTGCACTTTTTTGTTTTCTTTATAAATAGCTGCCATTTTACTAGCTATATCTTTTAACTTCAATTTTAACTCTCCCACTTTCATCAACCTAGTTTTTTAAGGTCTACTAACATATGTAAATTATTGATAGTATTAGATTATCATATGTTGACCCATTTTCATCTATTAGGAGTAGATATGCAAACGATAAAGAAATACACAATCTCTCAAGAAACATTGGATAAGTGGAGCAGAATTTTTGTGCCCAAACGTGATATTTTCTATTTTAAAAGCAAACCAGACCATTTACCTTCTCATAAAATAACGGAAATCAATCGAACTGCTTTTACACTCGACGTTAGAACCTCTTTTCTTACATGGTCTATTGACCAAAAAGCTGAATATATAAGCGTGATGTCAAATGAGGAGCTCCGTGCTCTACCTACTTTAGAAAGGGATAAATTAATTTCGGAGCAGAAATCACTTAACAGAGGGCTTGTTTTTACAGAGAATGAATTAAAAGATCTGATGAAGAATTTAAACTCGTTAGAAGTTGATTACCATTTAAAGGTATTAAAAAGAGACGCTTCGTTTCAAGACATTGTGATTCTTCAAAAGTGCAACTGGGATCAATTGTCGAAAGATGCTCAACACGCCATATTAATAAACTATGACGCTGAGTGGATTGGCGAAAATGCCTTAGATCAAGTAATACGTGAAAACTATCAAACACAATACCCAGAATTATACCCCTACATGGACTCTTTTCCAGAAGAGAATGGTCCTAATTGTCTAGCGGCTGTTGCTTCAGCAATTCGCTCCTCTACAGATGAAATCCGGTGCTGGATGCAGGTTGAAACCTTTATCAATCAGTTAGAGGAGAACCACTATCATCATATTGAGACTTCTTCTATCCAAGCCGGGGATGTATTAATATGGTTTAATC encodes:
- the nadD gene encoding nicotinate (nicotinamide) nucleotide adenylyltransferase yields the protein MGKIGIYGSSFDPITNVHLWTASTVAHRCKLDKVIFLPCSSKRKDKTMKTSDIHRWEMLQLAISNNHTFIADDYEMLQEAWEVYTYYTMEHFKEKYPDDEVYFIMGADLLVDIADGKWKYDEELVSSNKFIVMARDEINMVKTISRSPILRNHDDGTKFHLIDKGLSMEISSTYIRDEFSKDGEPRYLLPDACYEYIKKHELYSS
- a CDS encoding nicotinate phosphoribosyltransferase; translated protein: MNNKYVDDSLTLHTDLYQINMAETYWEDNIHNKRAVFEVFFRKLPFGNGYAVFAGLERIIDFLKNFKFTTTDIDYLRDELGYGEDYLEYLKQVKFTGTVRSMVEGELVFANEPIIRIEAPLAEAQLIETAILNIVNYQTLIATKASRIKQVVGEERVMEFGTRRAQEMDAAIWGTRAAFIGGFEATSNVRAGKRFGIPVAGTHAHALVQAYRDEYTAFHKYARRHKDCVFLVDTYDTLRSGVPTAIKVAKELGNKINFQGIRLDSGDLAYLSKEARKMLDEAGFTDTKIIASNDLDENTIINLKAQGAKIDSWGIGTKLITAYDQPALGAVYKLVSIEDDQGNMVDTIKISGNPEKVTTPGLKKVYRIINTQNNKSEGDYIALDNEMPQEESRLKMFHPVHTFISKFVTNFKAKELHQDIFVEGNVVYETPTLKEIQLFAKENLEVLWDEYKRMMHPEEYPVDLSQACWDNKMKNIQDVQTKVMSLIEEGESHNG
- a CDS encoding isochorismatase family cysteine hydrolase, whose amino-acid sequence is MKKALINIDYTFDFVADEGALTCGKPGQDIEDEITSVTEQFINNGDYVVFAIDQHHNDDKFHPENELFPPHNIDGTPGRELYRNLQKVYETHKTNSNVYWMDKTRYSAFAGTDLLMKLRERGITEVHIVGVCTDICCLHTAVDAYNEGLKIVVHEKGVASFNQAGHEWALGHFKSCLNAEII
- a CDS encoding NUDIX hydrolase; this translates as MSNKEALKQYDIKKYRTPDGYTSDICVFTIISEKNEAYKPPTMDLKIMLIKRAALDSEGNMNIEANKWAIPGGFVQDDETGFQAAKRELEEETNISGIHIKQFGVYDEPGRDPRGWIISNAHYAIVPDTYLSLRKAQDDAADIELFSIKEVLNLDLAFDHKQIIADAIQVITNDLLQTTVAKNFLPENFTYSELQAVLKTVTNDSAILSDQSFSRKIKSLPFIQEVQGKTTTRTSKRATKLYTFIDMDVIKPIYTARY
- a CDS encoding DUF4037 domain-containing protein, whose translation is MKLKDIASKMAAIYKENKKVQAVLLAGSVSRGWEDKHSDIELNIFWSEPPTDEDRMIPIHAIDGSIIEFHPYEEEEWAESYLTPQNVKLEISSFLTSTAHTWIKEVVEEYEVDYGKQCMASSVFYGVSLYGNRMITELKKEVEVYPDQLAQNMIEENLALWSRWNNRYALLDRNEWIMLYDLMVGVQKKILGTLFGLNKLYIHHPSFKWMHKYSEIFTIKPENLDERLSQILIQNVHESIKELELLIQEIYNLVEKHYPDLPFLAAYKEKMSFVRPENKG